A stretch of Prunus dulcis chromosome 6, ALMONDv2, whole genome shotgun sequence DNA encodes these proteins:
- the LOC117630090 gene encoding uncharacterized protein LOC117630090, protein MDDLTNSKNPIKLVPFLIFTALLAITPAIAAGSHADGYQPIPNQPAGTLQPVGTTEYRLLIDVLKAPPHDHDDIQRRQRRRRLAPYQLCLLCKCCSSTTCTSMPCCFGINCQLPNKPFGVCAFVPRTCNCTNCTTSV, encoded by the exons ATGGACGACCTCACAAACAGTAAAAATCCCATAAAACTAGTGCCTTTTCTAATCTTCACCGCCCTATTAGCCATCACTCCTGCAATTG CGGCAGGATCTCATGCGGACGGGTATCAGCCGATACCAAACCAACCAGCCGGGACATTGCAGCCCGTCGGCACGACGGAGTATAGGCTATTGATCGACGTGTTAAAAGCTCCTCCTCATGATCATGATGATATACAGCGGCGGCAGAGGCGGCGGCGGCTGGCGCCGTACCAGCTGTGCTTGCTGTGCAAGTGCTGCTCGTCCACCACGTGCACCTCCATGCCCTGCTGCTTCGGCATCAACTGCCAGCTTCCCAATAAGCCCTTTGGCGTCTGTGCTTTCGTCCCCAGGACCTGCAACTGCACCAATTGCACAACTTCTGTTTAA
- the LOC117630087 gene encoding protein LURP-one-related 5-like, with product MSRIHPAAVNRYQDHDQDHPLELQDVHDHRVPPSALTVWKRSSMSFQGTDGFTVFDDRGILTFRVDNYSRKNCCVRGGLVLMDGVGRALLTLKPQMLSMQDQWNAYRGEDGCGKSPKSSRVFAMRSGSGLFGSSNKSEAAEVFMGAHATGTPDFRIEGCFGRRNCKIRSRSGQLVASVARKRVNNTVLLDNDVFNLVVQPGFDLDLIMGFVIILDRICGKPFTPILCS from the exons ATGTCTAGGATACATCCGGCTGCAGTAAATAGATACCAGGATCATGATCAAGATCATCCGCTGGAGCTTCAAGATGTTCATGATCATCGTGTGCCTCCCTCTGCGCTCACTGTGTGGAAGAGATCCAGCATGAGTTTCCAGGGGACTGACGGATTTACAGTATTCGATGACCGCGGAATATTGACTTTCCGAGTGGACAACTATTCGAGAAAAAACTGTTGTGTTAGAGGAGGGCTTGTCCTAATGGACGGAGTCGGAAGGGCCTTGCTGACCCTCAAACCCCAG ATGTTGAGCATGCAAGACCAATGGAATGCATATAGAGGAGAAGATGGGTGTGGAAAGAGCCCAAAATCTAGCAGGGTGTTTGCCATGAGAAGTGGGTCTGGCCTTTTTGGCAGCAGCAACAAAAGTGAAGCAGCTGAGGTGTTCATGGGAGCTCATGCAACTGGCACCCCAGATTTCAGAATTGAGGGTTGTTTTGGGAGACGAAATTGCAAAATCAGAAGCCGCAGTGGACAATTGGTGGCCAGTGTAGCTAGAAAGAGAGTAAACAATACAGTCTTGCTTGACAATGATGTGTTCAACTTGGTGGTTCAACCAGGCTTCGACCTTGACCTTATTATGGGTTTTGTAATTATCTTGGATCGGATTTGTGGGAAGCCATTTACCCCaattttgtgttcttaa
- the LOC117630086 gene encoding probable serine/threonine-protein kinase PBL8: MGNCGTREESAVVTNAQVQQLSTLSSSVKNGEKKQNHSRSISDLSDPSTPRNFEDARKNAVLYTHVIAFTLFELETITKSFRSDYILGEGGFGTVYKGYIDENVRVGLKSLPVAVKVLNKEGLQGHREWLTEVNFLGQLRHPNLVKLIGYCCEDDHRLLVYEFMFRGSLENHLFRKATVPLSWGTRMMIALGAAKGLAFLHNAERPVIYRDFKTSNILLDSDYAAKLSDFGLAKAGPQGDETHVSTRVMGTYGYAAPEYVMTGHLTARSDVYSFGVVLLELLTGRRSVDKTRPSKEQNLVDWARPKLNDKRKLLQIIDPRLDNQYSVRAAQKACSLAYYCLSQNPKARPLMSDVVETLEPLQSCNEPSESSTGGPFAMSRIPEYRMHHRFPNNVGPGAVCRSPNPNYSPGGPAACRVR, encoded by the exons ATGGGAAATTGTGGGACGAGGGAGGAATCAGCTGTGGTAACGAATGCTCAAG TTCAGCAGCTGAGCACTCTGTCTTCGTCAGTGAAGAACGGCGAGAAGAAGCAGAATCACAGCCGTTCGATTTCAGATCTGAGCGATCCTTCAACCCCACGCAACTTCGAGGACGCGCGGAAGAATGCGGTGCTGTACACGCACGTCATCGCCTTCACCCTCTTCGAGCTCGAGACCATCACCAAGAGCTTCCGCTCCGACTACATTTTGGGGGAAGGTGGGTTCGGGACTGTGTACAAAGGCTACATTGACGAGAATGTGAGGGTTGGGCTCAAGTCTCTGCCCGTCGCCGTCAAGGTCCTCAACAAGGAGGGCCTTCAGGGCCACCGCGAATGGCTGACGGAGGTCAACTTTCTCGGTCAGCTCCGCCATCCCAATCTCGTGAAATTGATTGGATATTGTTGCGAGGACGATCACAGATTGCTTGTTTACGAGTTCATGTTTCGAGGGAGCCTTGAGAATCACTTGTTCCGGA AGGCAACTGTTCCATTGTCGTGGGGAACCAGGATGATGATTGCTCTGGGAGCTGCCAAGGGACTTGCTTTTCTTCACAATGCTGAAAGGCCAGTTATTTACCGGGACTTCAAGACTTCTAATATCTTGTTGGACTCT GATTATGCTGCCAAGCTCTCTGATTTTGGGCTTGCTAAAGCTGGACCCCAAGGGGATGAAACCCATGTATCAACTCGGGTTATGGGTACCTATGGATATGCAGCCCCTGAATATGTAATGACTG GCCACCTGACTGCCAGGAGTGATGTATACAGCTTTGGAGTCGTTCTCCTTGAGCTTTTGACAGGAAGGAGATCTGTTGACAAGACGAGACCGAGCAAGGAGCAGAACTTGGTAGATTGGGCACGGCCAAAACTGAACGACAAGAGAAAGTTGCTACAAATAATTGACCCTAGGCTGGATAATCAGTACTCAGTTAGGGCAGCACAGAAAGCCTGCAGCTTGGCATACTATTGTCTCAGCCAAAACCCCAAAGCAAGGCCCTTAATGAGTGATGTAGTTGAAACTCTAGAGCCTCTACAAAGTTGTAACGAACCAAGTGAATCATCAACGGGTGGACCATTTGCGATGAGCAGAATCCCTGAGTATCGAATGCATCACAGGTTTCCTAACAATGTAGGTCCAGGTGCTGTTTGTCGATCCCCCAACCCAAACTATTCGCCAGGAGGTCCTGCAGCATGCAGAGTTAGATGA
- the LOC117630088 gene encoding protein LURP-one-related 8, producing MTKVYPNAANAKIALAYEPERLKLSGSNQEDATVLTVWKKSLLLNCNGFTVFDNKGNLVFRVDNYLAGHKGEIVLMDACGKPLLTIRRKRLSLGDNWVVYDGETAVNPRFCVRKNVSILNNNKCLAHVTSSNNDKGASKNYNKNSMLYQVEGSYGQRFCAVYDNKRRKVAEIKRKEAAVGGVALGVDVFRLIVQPEIDTSVAMAFVILLDQMYGTSSFSRRSS from the exons ATGACAAAGGTGTACCCAAACGCTGCCAATGCCAAAATTGCCCTTGCCTACGAGCCTGAGAGGCTCAAGCTTTCTGGTTCCAACCAGGAGGATGCGACGGTGCTGACCGTGTGGAAGAAGTCTTTGCTGCTCAACTGCAATGGCTTCACCGTGTTCGACAACAAGGGCAACTTGGTCTTTAGGGTTGACAACTATTTGGCTGGTCACAAGGGTGAGATCGTCCTCATGGACGCCTGCGGCAAGCCTCTCCTCACCATCCGCCGCAAG CGGCTGAGCTTGGGGGACAACTGGGTGGTGTACGACGGAGAAACGGCGGTGAACCCGAGGTTCTGCGTGAGGAAGAACGTGAGTATCCTCAACAACAACAAGTGTTTGGCGCACGTGACCTCCTCCAACAATGACAAAGGCGCGTCcaaaaattacaacaaaaactCGATGCTCTATCAGGTGGAAGGGTCGTACGGGCAGCGGTTCTGCGCGGTGTACGACAACAAGAGGAGGAAGGTAGCGGAGATCAAGAGGAAGGAGGCGGCCGTAGGCGGAGTTGCCCTCGGAGTCGACGTCTTCCGCCTCATCGTGCAGCCCGAGATCGACACGTCGGTGGCCATGGCCTTCGTCATCTTGCTTGATCAGATGTACGGGACGTCGTCGTTTTCGCGGCGATCAAGTTGA
- the LOC117630089 gene encoding 50S ribosomal protein L17, chloroplastic yields the protein MAMAMALATATGTVESVSSRWSMASLRSALPSTPDRCTASASSSSSPCGHRSLRLSVSLNQSLHKPQFGSFTGLSPLNPLLSLGLSEYTSFEHNFTIIDNGGRILAMRHGRKVPKLNRPPDQRKALLRGLTTQLLKHGRIKTTRARASAMRKYVDKMITLAKNGTLHKRRQALGFIYEKQIVHALFAEVPDRYGERNGGYTRIIRTLPRRGDNAPMAYIELV from the exons ATGGCGATGGCAATGGCGTTGGCAACGGCAACTGGAACAGTGGAAAGTGTTAGCAGCAGATGGAGCATGGCGTCTCTGAGGTCGGCGCTGCCTTCAACACCAGATAGGTGTACGGCTTCTGcatcctcatcttcttcaccaTGCGGGCATCGGAGCCTGCGCCTCAGCGTCAGCCTCAACCAGTCTCTCCACAAACCCCAATTTGGGTCCTTCACTGGTCTCTCTCCCCTAAATCCCCTGCTCTCGCTTGGCCTCTCCG AGTATACAAGTTTTGAGCATAACTTCACCATTATTGATAATGGTGGCCGAATTTTGGCAATGAGACATGGCAGGAAAGTCCCTAAGCTCAACAGGCCTCCTGACCAACGGAAAGCACTTCTGCGAGGCCTCACTACTCAGCTCCTTAAACATGGCCGCATCAAGACAACTCGAGCAAGGGCAAGTGCAATGAGGAAGTACGTTGACAAAATGATCACACTGGCCAAGAATGGAACCCTTCATAAGAGGAGACAGGCTCTGGGCTTCATCTATGAAAAGCAGATTGTCCATGCCTTGTTTGCGGAGGTACCTGACAGATATGGGGAAAGAAATGGTGGTTATACAAGAATTATTAGAACACTGCCAAGGCGAGGGGACAATGCACCCATGGCATACATTGAACTTGTGTAG